One window from the genome of Streptomyces cadmiisoli encodes:
- a CDS encoding zinc-binding dehydrogenase: MSVRALVVDPSAPAAVRLAEVPDPVPGPGQVLVDVSHNSLNHGDLNDARSGRVPVGAVLGSDAAGVVVQAAPDGTGPAVGTRVVALASGAFAERVAIGVGGLAEVPEGLDLAKAVALPVAGVAALRSLRAAGLGADKRVLITGASGGVGRFAVQLAARAGAHVIASVGSTSRGAGLVDIGADEVLIGLDGLEQPVDVVIDSVGGPRLVAAWSLLVPGGSVQSVGWTSGEPAVFPPYATIGPAKSLTSFVIEGDAGPDLAVLAALAAEGALSVEIGWQGSWDRFAEAAEALHGRRVSGKAVLQVSRSERRAAAFPSQG, from the coding sequence ATGTCCGTTCGTGCTCTCGTCGTCGATCCGTCCGCACCCGCCGCTGTCCGCCTCGCCGAGGTTCCCGACCCCGTGCCCGGACCGGGCCAGGTCCTGGTGGACGTGTCCCATAACTCCCTGAACCACGGAGACCTCAACGACGCTCGCTCCGGTCGGGTGCCCGTGGGAGCGGTGCTTGGATCGGATGCCGCCGGGGTGGTGGTGCAGGCTGCCCCGGATGGAACCGGCCCGGCGGTGGGCACCCGAGTTGTGGCCCTGGCCTCGGGGGCGTTCGCTGAGCGCGTCGCGATCGGTGTGGGTGGGCTTGCCGAGGTGCCCGAGGGTTTGGACCTGGCGAAGGCGGTCGCGCTGCCGGTTGCCGGAGTGGCCGCGCTGCGCTCGCTGCGCGCCGCCGGGCTCGGGGCGGACAAGCGAGTGTTGATCACCGGTGCCTCCGGCGGGGTAGGCCGGTTCGCCGTCCAGTTGGCGGCACGGGCGGGTGCCCACGTGATCGCGTCCGTGGGCTCGACGTCCCGCGGGGCAGGGCTGGTCGACATCGGCGCCGACGAGGTGCTGATCGGCCTGGACGGACTTGAGCAACCCGTCGATGTCGTCATCGACAGCGTCGGCGGCCCTCGACTGGTCGCGGCATGGAGTCTGCTCGTCCCCGGGGGCAGTGTGCAGAGCGTCGGCTGGACTTCCGGAGAGCCGGCGGTCTTCCCGCCGTACGCGACCATCGGTCCGGCCAAGTCGCTGACGTCCTTCGTCATCGAGGGCGATGCCGGCCCGGACCTGGCTGTTCTCGCCGCGCTGGCCGCTGAGGGTGCCCTCTCGGTCGAGATCGGCTGGCAGGGCTCCTGGGACCGCTTTGCCGAGGCCGCCGAAGCTCTCCACGGGCGCCGGGTGTCCGGAAAGGCGGTCCTTCAGGTGTCACGCAGTGAGCGGCGTGCGGCG
- a CDS encoding winged helix-turn-helix transcriptional regulator, with protein MSRSHTHVADAVRDEACPVTEVLDRVAGKWSIGILIAAAHGPVRFTELERAINGISRRMLTLNLRRLERDGLLIRTVHPAVPPKVEYSLTPMARELHTSLTGLVGWAERHRSAVAEARAAYDTAAKQKPDTD; from the coding sequence ATGTCACGCAGTCACACTCATGTTGCGGATGCAGTGAGGGACGAAGCCTGCCCGGTCACCGAGGTACTCGACCGCGTGGCCGGGAAGTGGAGCATCGGGATCCTGATCGCCGCCGCCCACGGCCCGGTCCGCTTCACCGAACTCGAACGCGCCATCAACGGCATCAGCCGGCGCATGCTCACCCTCAACCTGCGTCGGCTGGAGCGGGACGGTCTGCTCATCCGCACCGTCCATCCGGCCGTGCCGCCCAAGGTCGAGTACAGCCTCACGCCCATGGCCCGAGAACTCCACACCTCGCTGACCGGACTGGTGGGCTGGGCCGAGCGCCACCGGTCCGCCGTCGCCGAGGCCCGCGCCGCCTACGACACCGCGGCGAAGCAGAAACCTGACACCGACTGA
- a CDS encoding cupin domain-containing protein, which translates to MSAEHAKLPPGVELIATRPEATAMIPADAEARSIRVTLSPGDPGAPPHRHPGPIFGYVSEGEILFELEGQLPRVLKAGDVLFEPGGDVIHYQGANNLPDAQSQLVLTMFAPPGTPILTLVSADELAERRHLRATKP; encoded by the coding sequence ATGAGCGCAGAGCACGCAAAACTACCTCCTGGTGTTGAGCTGATCGCGACCCGGCCGGAAGCAACGGCGATGATTCCAGCTGATGCCGAGGCCAGGAGCATCCGCGTCACCCTTTCCCCCGGTGATCCCGGCGCGCCGCCGCACCGCCACCCTGGGCCGATCTTCGGCTATGTCAGCGAGGGCGAGATCCTCTTCGAGCTCGAGGGACAACTGCCCCGGGTCCTCAAGGCCGGCGACGTTCTCTTCGAGCCCGGAGGCGATGTGATCCACTATCAGGGCGCCAACAATCTTCCGGACGCGCAGTCCCAGCTGGTGTTGACCATGTTCGCGCCTCCGGGTACCCCGATTCTGACCTTGGTCAGCGCGGACGAACTGGCCGAGCGACGGCATCTACGGGCTACCAAGCCGTAG
- a CDS encoding cupin domain-containing protein — protein sequence MSERKSAHGAGEHSLPPEVKVLQDVKPPFLPEGASGMTILVEWPPGHPGAAPHRHSGPAFGYVMEGVIRFELEGEPERVIKAGETFWEPGGDVIHYQDGNALSDAPSTFIVTMLCAPGQPMLIFVDDDELAQRAHLRAPRPTTSS from the coding sequence ATGTCGGAGAGGAAATCAGCACACGGGGCCGGCGAGCACTCGTTGCCGCCCGAGGTCAAGGTGCTGCAGGACGTCAAGCCGCCCTTCCTGCCCGAGGGCGCCTCGGGCATGACCATTCTCGTCGAGTGGCCTCCCGGTCACCCTGGGGCCGCTCCGCACCGCCACTCGGGACCGGCGTTCGGCTACGTGATGGAGGGCGTCATCCGGTTCGAGCTGGAGGGTGAGCCGGAACGCGTGATCAAGGCGGGTGAGACGTTCTGGGAGCCGGGCGGGGACGTGATCCACTACCAGGACGGCAACGCCCTGTCGGACGCGCCGAGCACGTTCATCGTGACGATGCTGTGCGCGCCGGGCCAGCCGATGCTCATCTTCGTCGACGACGATGAGCTTGCGCAGCGAGCGCACTTGCGCGCCCCGCGTCCCACCACCTCGTCATAG
- a CDS encoding SDR family oxidoreductase, which produces MKVVVIGGTGLIGSKLVGRLADQGHEAIAASPSTGVNASTGEGLAEVLQGASVVVDVSNAPSWEEEAVMSFFRTGTTNLLKAEAEAGVQHHVVLSIVGTERLQEKNSYIRAKHVQENLIKTSGIPYSIVRATQFFELLGMLAEAEARDDGVHVAPVKIRPIHADDVAAAIACVAVGTPVNGTIEVAGPEEFRFDELIRETLSAKNDSRTVVPDPGAGYFGAPLEETTLLPAAGAGFGENRYADWLAQQK; this is translated from the coding sequence ATGAAGGTCGTAGTGATCGGCGGAACCGGGCTGATCGGCTCGAAGCTGGTCGGCCGACTGGCCGACCAGGGGCACGAGGCGATCGCGGCGTCGCCCAGCACCGGTGTGAACGCTTCGACAGGTGAGGGCCTGGCCGAGGTCCTTCAAGGAGCCTCGGTCGTCGTCGACGTGTCCAACGCGCCCTCCTGGGAGGAGGAGGCCGTCATGAGCTTCTTCCGCACCGGCACCACCAACCTGTTGAAGGCGGAGGCCGAGGCCGGTGTGCAGCATCATGTGGTCCTGTCCATCGTGGGCACTGAGCGGCTCCAGGAGAAGAACTCCTACATCCGGGCCAAGCACGTCCAGGAGAATCTGATCAAGACGTCCGGGATTCCGTATTCCATCGTCCGCGCCACGCAGTTCTTCGAGCTTCTGGGCATGCTGGCGGAAGCAGAGGCAAGGGACGACGGCGTGCACGTGGCCCCGGTGAAGATCCGGCCCATCCACGCCGACGACGTCGCCGCCGCCATCGCCTGCGTCGCGGTCGGCACGCCTGTCAACGGAACGATCGAGGTCGCCGGCCCCGAGGAGTTCCGGTTCGACGAACTCATCCGCGAGACCCTCTCCGCCAAGAATGACTCCCGCACGGTCGTTCCGGACCCCGGCGCAGGGTACTTCGGCGCCCCGCTGGAGGAGACCACGCTTCTGCCGGCCGCCGGCGCGGGCTTCGGGGAGAACCGGTACGCCGACTGGCTCGCGCAGCAGAAGTAG
- a CDS encoding WhiB family transcriptional regulator: MVNNDQETWGTQAVCRTADSDELFAVGAAQNRAKAICTGCPVRTECLAHALDQRIEHGVWGGMTERERRALLRRRPTVTSWRRLLETARAEHGRQATDPGELNEGSSEAG; this comes from the coding sequence GTGGTCAACAACGATCAGGAGACCTGGGGTACGCAAGCGGTCTGCAGAACCGCTGATTCGGACGAACTGTTCGCCGTGGGCGCGGCCCAGAACAGGGCCAAAGCCATCTGCACCGGCTGCCCGGTGCGCACCGAATGCCTCGCCCACGCCCTCGATCAGCGTATCGAGCACGGCGTGTGGGGCGGCATGACCGAACGGGAACGGCGAGCGCTCCTGCGACGCCGCCCGACGGTGACCTCCTGGCGGCGTCTGTTGGAGACCGCGCGCGCCGAGCACGGCCGACAGGCCACGGACCCGGGGGAGTTGAACGAGGGATCGTCCGAGGCAGGCTGA
- a CDS encoding serine hydrolase domain-containing protein has product MSGARRVLTRGREARIYSGAAWSVGDADGSLERGWTGTRSWNGPDLDGTDLWDLASVTKPIVGLAVMALVDRGVITLDHTVGTHLPTYRRGDKEDLTIRHLLTHTSGIPGQVPLYRDHPTRSALLDAVRLLPVTTRPGTRVEYSSQGFIVLGLIAEAASGQPLDSLVNRLVCEPLGMKHTFFRPGARWRARAVATEDCPWRDRLIVGEVHDENAAVLGGVGGHAGLFSTLRDMELLGAALAAGGRGLLSADTCTQMTAAHTDGLALRRCLAWQGQDPTGSPVGDAFGPDSYGHTGFTGTSLWMDPPTGRYAVLLTNRVHPTRVGDGIAGVRRAFHDAATRPGPAQSAWGETPA; this is encoded by the coding sequence ATGAGCGGCGCCCGCCGAGTGCTCACCCGCGGACGCGAGGCCCGGATCTACTCCGGCGCCGCCTGGTCGGTCGGCGACGCGGACGGCTCCCTGGAACGCGGCTGGACGGGAACCCGCTCGTGGAACGGCCCGGACCTGGACGGCACGGACCTGTGGGACCTCGCGTCGGTGACGAAACCGATCGTCGGACTCGCCGTCATGGCCCTGGTGGACCGCGGCGTGATCACCCTGGACCACACCGTCGGCACGCACCTGCCCACCTACCGCCGCGGCGACAAAGAGGACCTGACGATACGCCATCTCCTCACCCACACCTCGGGCATCCCCGGTCAGGTGCCGCTGTACCGCGACCACCCCACCCGTTCGGCACTGCTCGACGCGGTACGCCTGCTTCCCGTGACCACGCGGCCCGGCACCCGTGTCGAGTACTCCTCGCAGGGCTTCATCGTCCTCGGCCTGATCGCCGAGGCCGCCAGCGGACAGCCCCTCGACTCGCTGGTGAACCGCCTGGTCTGCGAACCGCTCGGAATGAAGCACACCTTCTTCCGCCCGGGTGCACGGTGGCGCGCACGGGCCGTGGCCACCGAGGACTGTCCCTGGCGCGACCGGCTCATCGTCGGTGAGGTCCACGACGAGAACGCGGCCGTACTCGGCGGTGTGGGCGGGCACGCGGGACTGTTCTCCACGCTCAGGGACATGGAATTGCTCGGCGCCGCGCTCGCCGCAGGCGGTCGTGGACTGCTGAGCGCGGACACCTGCACGCAGATGACGGCCGCTCACACGGACGGTCTCGCACTGCGGCGCTGCCTCGCCTGGCAAGGGCAGGACCCGACTGGATCTCCCGTCGGCGACGCCTTCGGTCCCGACTCCTACGGGCACACCGGCTTCACCGGTACGAGCCTGTGGATGGATCCCCCCACCGGGCGCTACGCCGTGCTGCTCACCAACCGAGTCCATCCGACGCGCGTCGGCGACGGTATTGCCGGAGTCCGCCGAGCCTTCCACGACGCCGCCACTCGCCCCGGCCCTGCGCAGTCGGCGTGGGGTGAAACCCCCGCGTGA
- a CDS encoding IclR family transcriptional regulator, with product MVKAVNTRSVDQEPAKGPVEKAIEVLEALVQPGGPHRLGEIARRTGLTKPTVHRHLRTMAEHGFAEPTEGGSYRAGPRLLGLAAAALSDSTALALARPVLDDLRRRTGHIAFYAVRHDADAVYLEQSEPAREYRMAARPGRRSPLYASGVGLAMLSALPPEEASAALHASDLVARTPHTLTEPAALRAELARAALCGYAVEDEYEEPDVRSVAAPVLNAHGEVVGAIGVSGLVFTMDSDSLEVFGPMVRAAARTVSAGLGAPTSSLSLMHTAPKGEQE from the coding sequence ATGGTGAAAGCGGTCAACACCCGATCGGTCGACCAAGAGCCCGCCAAGGGGCCCGTCGAGAAGGCGATCGAGGTGCTCGAAGCACTCGTCCAGCCCGGCGGCCCCCATCGCCTGGGCGAGATCGCCCGACGGACAGGACTGACCAAGCCCACCGTCCACCGCCATCTGCGCACCATGGCGGAACACGGCTTCGCCGAACCCACGGAAGGTGGCAGTTACCGCGCCGGACCGCGCCTGCTGGGCCTGGCGGCCGCGGCCCTGAGCGACAGCACCGCCCTCGCGCTCGCCCGCCCCGTCCTCGACGACCTGCGACGGCGCACCGGCCACATCGCGTTCTACGCCGTCCGGCACGACGCCGACGCGGTGTACCTGGAGCAGTCCGAACCGGCCCGCGAGTACCGGATGGCCGCACGGCCCGGCCGCCGTTCGCCCCTGTACGCCAGCGGAGTGGGGCTCGCCATGCTCTCCGCGCTGCCACCGGAAGAAGCCTCCGCGGCGCTGCACGCGTCCGACCTGGTGGCCCGCACACCCCACACCCTCACCGAGCCCGCCGCGCTGCGAGCCGAACTGGCCCGGGCCGCGCTGTGCGGATACGCCGTGGAGGACGAGTACGAAGAGCCCGATGTCCGGTCGGTGGCCGCACCCGTGCTGAACGCCCACGGCGAAGTCGTCGGCGCCATCGGTGTCTCCGGGCTGGTATTCACCATGGACTCAGACAGCCTGGAGGTGTTCGGGCCCATGGTGCGCGCCGCCGCCCGCACGGTCTCCGCGGGCCTCGGCGCGCCGACATCCTCGCTGAGCCTGATGCACACGGCGCCGAAGGGTGAACAGGAATGA